The following are from one region of the Corynebacterium hindlerae genome:
- a CDS encoding ferric iron reductase produces the protein MIADINRLGGAFSVRVEPFRQEDFVASRLCDPTLPDAATMVGAHAAVRGLEPNRFAGSLVFQRYCHRVCGAAVAALVLHDSVLDVSMPNCAMRFREGSPDTLILKNLDVRPVADPKAVVDMTVGQHLEPLAQVISKVSGPGMPNLWGNMAAGFAGAFRKLSLQAHNSAELARVRALAEQVAAAHPKLERGGSYRLVTLGEKTQLQFERTSCCHWYAAKDGKYCSWCSKISPQERQQRFLQLLQDQ, from the coding sequence GTGATTGCTGACATCAATCGGCTAGGCGGTGCGTTTAGCGTCCGGGTGGAGCCTTTTCGACAAGAGGATTTTGTGGCGAGCAGGCTGTGTGATCCCACATTGCCCGATGCTGCAACAATGGTGGGCGCTCATGCTGCCGTGCGAGGACTTGAGCCAAATCGTTTCGCTGGTTCATTGGTTTTCCAGCGTTATTGCCACCGGGTTTGCGGTGCAGCTGTGGCGGCGTTGGTGTTGCATGACAGCGTGCTGGATGTATCCATGCCTAACTGTGCGATGCGGTTTCGGGAGGGGAGTCCCGATACGTTGATTCTGAAGAACCTAGACGTGCGGCCGGTCGCGGATCCGAAAGCTGTCGTTGATATGACGGTCGGGCAGCATCTTGAGCCGTTGGCACAAGTGATTTCGAAGGTGAGTGGCCCTGGGATGCCAAATTTGTGGGGGAATATGGCAGCGGGGTTTGCGGGGGCGTTTCGTAAACTTTCGTTGCAGGCACATAATTCTGCGGAGCTGGCTCGGGTGCGGGCGCTTGCGGAGCAGGTGGCGGCTGCACACCCGAAGTTGGAAAGGGGTGGGAGCTATCGGCTCGTGACACTGGGGGAGAAAACCCAGCTCCAGTTTGAGCGGACATCGTGTTGCCATTGGTATGCGGCGAAGGATGGGAAGTATTGTTCGTGGTGTAGCAAGATTTCGCCTCAGGAGCGGCAGCAGCGTTTCCTGCAGTTGCTTCAAGACCAGTAA